The following are from one region of the Carnobacterium gallinarum DSM 4847 genome:
- a CDS encoding deaminase domain-containing protein, which yields MVLAAKELKAGNKALKGLNLTEKELKLLNKVGYFEDVGKLEKASGLTKAQKVENFQNRVDNIRNQMPNSKLKNQGNMAVADVKIKDLPDEFMAHSKIHGPDSKGADLGNFSPASENRIFESYTIDKFQRYNDTEVKILEDIASKIKDTNLSGKIDLYTELPACQSCTNVILEFRKKYPNIELNIFTK from the coding sequence ATGGTGCTGGCCGCAAAAGAATTAAAAGCTGGAAATAAGGCACTTAAAGGGTTAAATTTGACAGAAAAAGAATTGAAATTGTTGAATAAAGTTGGGTATTTTGAGGATGTTGGGAAACTTGAGAAAGCTAGTGGACTTACTAAAGCACAAAAAGTTGAGAATTTCCAAAATAGGGTTGATAATATTAGGAACCAAATGCCAAATTCTAAGTTGAAAAATCAAGGGAATATGGCTGTTGCTGATGTTAAAATAAAGGATTTACCAGATGAGTTTATGGCGCATAGTAAAATTCATGGTCCAGATAGTAAAGGTGCTGATTTAGGTAATTTTTCTCCTGCATCAGAAAATAGAATTTTTGAGTCATACACCATAGATAAGTTTCAAAGATATAATGATACTGAGGTTAAAATTTTGGAAGATATAGCATCTAAAATTAAAGATACAAATCTTTCTGGTAAGATAGATTTGTATACAGAACTACCCGCTTGTCAAAGTTGTACAAATGTCATATTAGAGTTTAGGAAAAAGTATCCGAATATAGAACTTAATATATTTACGAAGTAG
- a CDS encoding DUF3130 family protein, which translates to MAEIKNDSQKALAFANGLVLPSMAPYSVGNTSISASDGSAVKDSQSIIKQLANLTEKFETSTQTDGKNILAMSDSYEKTDAEIKQVFSK; encoded by the coding sequence TTGGCCGAAATTAAAAATGATTCACAAAAAGCTCTTGCTTTCGCTAACGGATTGGTTCTTCCTTCAATGGCACCCTATTCAGTTGGGAATACATCCATTTCCGCTTCTGATGGAAGTGCAGTGAAGGACAGCCAAAGCATAATCAAACAATTAGCGAACCTCACGGAAAAATTTGAAACTAGTACGCAAACTGATGGAAAAAATATTCTAGCAATGAGTGATTCTTATGAGAAAACCGATGCAGAAATAAAGCAGGTGTTCTCTAAATGA
- a CDS encoding deaminase domain-containing protein has protein sequence MTAVTMTGELTGAYDVYRLFTGKDPLTGDKTSRLEAGLWTAILLLPQAKMVMAAKELKAGNKALKGLNLTEKELKLLNKAGYFDDVGKLEKASGLTVGKNLQNQSKNLRNNLDDFVKNYKNSDEYLNLSNSQKKIVNRKLDRLRNGNVATAEVDILGLKKDFKAHSQIHSNDSLGYRGDFSVTPPEKDRLLKNYVKDDYPRYNDTEAKILEDIASKIKDPKIKGEINLFSELDCCQSCTNLILEFRQKYPNIKVNVITNNTLK, from the coding sequence ATGACCGCTGTCACAATGACTGGCGAATTAACAGGTGCGTATGATGTTTACCGTCTATTCACTGGAAAAGATCCACTAACGGGTGATAAAACGAGTCGTTTAGAAGCTGGACTTTGGACAGCCATCTTGTTATTACCTCAAGCAAAAATGGTGATGGCAGCGAAAGAACTAAAAGCTGGAAATAAGGCTCTTAAAGGGTTGAATTTGACAGAAAAAGAATTGAAACTGTTGAATAAAGCTGGGTATTTTGATGATGTTGGGAAGCTTGAGAAAGCTAGTGGACTTACTGTTGGTAAGAATTTACAAAATCAATCAAAAAATCTTAGAAATAATCTAGATGATTTTGTAAAAAACTACAAAAATTCTGATGAATACCTAAATTTGTCTAATTCACAGAAAAAAATAGTTAACCGTAAATTAGATAGATTAAGAAATGGGAATGTTGCTACAGCAGAAGTTGACATTCTTGGATTGAAAAAAGATTTTAAAGCTCATAGTCAAATACACTCTAATGATTCACTAGGTTATAGGGGTGATTTTTCAGTTACACCACCAGAAAAAGATAGGCTTTTAAAAAATTACGTAAAAGATGATTATCCAAGATATAATGATACAGAAGCAAAAATTTTGGAAGATATAGCATCTAAAATAAAAGACCCTAAAATAAAAGGAGAAATTAATCTATTTTCTGAATTAGACTGTTGTCAAAGTTGTACAAATTTGATATTGGAGTTTAGACAAAAGTATCCTAACATCAAGGTGAATGTAATAACGAATAATACTTTAAAATAA
- a CDS encoding SMI1/KNR4 family protein, producing the protein MSTTRKKGVTLQDLQKTEHLLDVILDPCYQELFQLVNAPEFGEWLFYPIKDRLNLRKTFDDVVRNSQIAHGEGLPKEYIVIAENGTGNYLCMLSGQPQIYHKDHEQDLPRKIAPDLKTFIQQAENFN; encoded by the coding sequence ATGAGCACAACTAGAAAAAAAGGCGTTACTTTACAAGACTTACAAAAAACAGAACATCTATTAGATGTAATATTAGATCCTTGCTATCAAGAACTTTTCCAGCTAGTTAATGCTCCTGAATTTGGTGAATGGCTTTTTTATCCAATAAAAGATAGGCTAAATCTGCGTAAAACCTTCGATGATGTTGTTCGCAACAGCCAAATAGCACATGGAGAAGGACTACCCAAAGAATATATCGTTATTGCTGAAAATGGGACTGGAAATTATTTATGTATGCTAAGTGGTCAGCCACAAATTTATCATAAAGACCATGAACAAGATCTTCCTAGAAAAATTGCGCCTGATTTAAAAACATTTATCCAGCAAGCTGAAAATTTTAATTAA
- a CDS encoding Crp/Fnr family transcriptional regulator translates to MQNATIRSKEIELIRNKEAFIGFTDKEFERIQDSLYIRQYKKGQVLFDNGDSRSRIYFLLEGLVRIERYDISGTFCYLNYVKPENLFPYGGMFVDKFYHFSAYAVTDIEVYYIPTDIFERITKENSNQLLFCYQKLSNQLEFHEKKIQHCVSSSAVVRVLETLTLLMKQLGENYFSGTIRIPYPITLKEIAVSSGTTRETASNVIKTLKKDKKLEYRQKHLIFKEVAFFLSSRDQL, encoded by the coding sequence GTGCAAAACGCTACAATCCGCTCAAAAGAAATAGAATTAATTCGTAATAAAGAAGCTTTTATAGGATTTACAGATAAAGAATTTGAAAGAATTCAAGATAGTTTATATATCCGACAATATAAAAAGGGGCAAGTGCTATTTGATAATGGAGACTCTCGGAGTCGAATTTACTTCTTACTAGAAGGACTCGTTAGAATTGAACGTTATGATATAAGTGGTACATTTTGTTATTTAAACTATGTGAAACCGGAAAATCTATTTCCTTATGGTGGGATGTTTGTTGATAAGTTCTATCACTTTTCAGCGTATGCGGTGACAGATATTGAAGTGTACTATATTCCGACAGATATTTTTGAAAGAATAACTAAAGAAAATTCAAATCAACTTCTGTTCTGCTATCAAAAATTATCGAATCAGTTAGAATTCCATGAGAAAAAAATTCAACACTGTGTATCTTCAAGCGCCGTAGTAAGGGTTCTAGAAACCTTGACTCTTTTAATGAAACAGCTTGGGGAGAATTACTTTTCTGGAACGATTCGCATTCCTTATCCGATTACTCTAAAAGAGATTGCTGTTAGTAGTGGGACTACTCGAGAAACAGCAAGTAATGTCATCAAGACATTAAAAAAAGACAAAAAATTAGAATATCGGCAAAAGCATTTGATTTTCAAAGAGGTTGCCTTTTTTCTATCAAGTAGAGATCAATTGTAA
- a CDS encoding Cof-type HAD-IIB family hydrolase codes for MIPYKLIALDIDGTLNNDEKKITPKTREAIIHAQKAGAIVVLASGRPTAGFKREIDALELKKHHGLILSYNGGTVIDVETDETLYKKAIPLDLAKKFLKVAEDFDVTPIVDNGTHIYTNTPDGFQTRYESQNNLLEIHEVENIADALDFDPIKLLIASPEDVLKPQIAALTEPFTEDLAAVLSAPFYLEVTMPGISKRHSLTKICEKLNIKPSEVIAFGDAENDLSMLEFAGHAVAMGNACDALKEIADEITLTNNEDGIAVTLAKYFP; via the coding sequence ATGATTCCCTACAAATTAATCGCCTTAGATATTGACGGTACGTTGAACAATGATGAAAAAAAAATCACACCAAAAACTAGAGAAGCTATCATTCATGCCCAAAAAGCTGGTGCAATTGTTGTCTTGGCTTCTGGTCGACCAACTGCTGGTTTCAAAAGAGAGATTGATGCATTAGAATTAAAGAAGCATCACGGATTAATTCTATCGTATAACGGTGGAACGGTTATTGATGTTGAAACAGATGAAACCCTTTACAAAAAAGCGATTCCATTAGACTTGGCGAAAAAATTCTTAAAAGTCGCTGAAGATTTCGATGTAACACCAATCGTTGACAATGGTACCCATATTTATACAAATACACCTGATGGTTTCCAAACTCGCTATGAAAGTCAGAATAATTTACTAGAGATTCATGAAGTCGAAAATATTGCTGATGCTCTTGATTTTGATCCAATAAAATTATTGATTGCCTCGCCAGAAGACGTTTTAAAACCACAGATTGCGGCTTTGACAGAGCCTTTTACTGAGGATCTAGCAGCTGTCTTGTCTGCACCCTTTTATCTAGAAGTGACAATGCCTGGGATCAGCAAACGTCATTCTTTAACAAAAATTTGCGAAAAACTAAATATCAAACCAAGTGAGGTTATTGCCTTTGGTGATGCTGAAAATGATTTATCGATGCTTGAATTTGCTGGACATGCTGTCGCAATGGGAAATGCTTGCGATGCCTTAAAAGAGATTGCTGATGAGATTACTTTGACAAATAATGAAGATGGAATTGCAGTTACTTTGGCGAAATATTTTCCATAA
- a CDS encoding class II fructose-bisphosphate aldolase, translated as MALVSATEMLNKAREGQYAVGAFNTNNLEWTKAILVGAEAAKSPVLIQTSMGAAKYMGGYKVCYELVKNLIDSMGITVPVALHLDHGDYEAALECIEIGYTSVMFDGSHLPFEENMEKAKDVIAKAHAKGVSVECEVGSIGGEEDGIIGSGELADPKECKLIADLGVDFLAAGIGNIHGSYPANWTGLSFETLSAIADITGGHLPLVLHGGSGIPVEQVKKAISLGVSKINVNTECQEVFAAATRKYIEEGKDLQGKGFDPRKLLEPGTTAVTELVKQRIEWFGSTGKA; from the coding sequence ATGGCATTAGTATCAGCAACAGAAATGTTAAACAAAGCACGTGAAGGACAATACGCAGTTGGTGCATTCAATACAAACAATCTTGAGTGGACAAAAGCAATTTTAGTAGGAGCAGAAGCTGCTAAATCACCAGTACTGATCCAAACTTCAATGGGTGCAGCTAAATATATGGGTGGATACAAAGTTTGTTACGAATTAGTTAAAAATCTAATTGATTCAATGGGAATTACTGTTCCTGTTGCATTACATTTAGACCACGGTGACTATGAAGCTGCTTTAGAATGTATCGAAATTGGATACACTTCAGTTATGTTTGATGGTTCTCACTTACCATTTGAAGAAAACATGGAAAAAGCTAAAGATGTTATTGCTAAAGCTCACGCTAAAGGCGTTTCAGTTGAATGTGAAGTTGGTTCAATCGGCGGAGAAGAAGACGGAATTATCGGTTCTGGTGAATTAGCTGATCCTAAAGAATGTAAATTAATCGCTGATTTAGGCGTTGATTTCCTTGCTGCAGGTATTGGTAACATCCACGGTTCATACCCAGCTAACTGGACTGGACTAAGCTTTGAAACTTTATCAGCAATTGCTGATATCACTGGCGGACACCTACCATTAGTATTACACGGTGGATCAGGAATCCCAGTTGAACAAGTTAAAAAAGCTATTTCTCTTGGAGTATCAAAAATCAATGTAAATACTGAGTGTCAAGAAGTATTTGCTGCTGCAACTCGTAAATATATCGAAGAAGGAAAAGACCTACAAGGTAAAGGTTTTGACCCTCGTAAATTATTAGAACCAGGTACTACTGCTGTCACTGAATTAGTGAAACAACGTATCGAATGGTTTGGTTCAACTGGTAAAGCTTAA
- a CDS encoding EndoU domain-containing protein, with protein sequence MAIIFITSMEKHSSMDDLGNSKSFDKKTGTYTYVDCSEKDWYKKISNYNDASPTQRIEIVQTDDYGYGLKVYIDGHYSKQASDNLMYAQSQDYLKEMGRTAVTMTGELSGAYDVYRLFTGKDPLTGDKTSRLEAGLWTAILLLPQAKMVMAAKELKAGNKALKGLNLTEKELKLLNQAGYFEDVGKLEKVSGAKFPKVEIPEQSLKHADVGDFTVNPSTGKVSKMKGGGHGQSNIDFLKENGFEVNIEKTYPNVVRIGNVPHHKTPSKRTGTGQSWFPENWTTKDIESAGQHIASQPNFTGVKDGEVIFGEYKGVRVGLIKTDGKIGTIFPDGMKQP encoded by the coding sequence ATGGCAATTATCTTCATAACTTCCATGGAAAAACATTCTAGCATGGATGATTTAGGGAATAGTAAGAGTTTTGATAAAAAAACTGGAACATACACGTATGTCGATTGTTCTGAAAAAGACTGGTATAAAAAGATTTCTAACTATAACGACGCCTCCCCTACTCAGCGGATTGAGATTGTTCAAACGGATGACTATGGCTATGGATTGAAGGTTTATATTGATGGACATTATAGCAAACAAGCTTCGGATAATTTGATGTATGCCCAATCGCAAGACTATTTGAAAGAAATGGGTAGGACCGCTGTCACAATGACTGGAGAATTAAGTGGTGCGTATGATGTTTACCGTCTATTCACTGGAAAAGATCCGCTAACGGGTGACAAAACGAGTCGTTTAGAAGCTGGACTTTGGACAGCCATCTTGTTATTACCTCAAGCAAAAATGGTGATGGCAGCGAAAGAACTAAAAGCTGGAAATAAGGCTCTTAAAGGGTTGAATTTGACAGAAAAAGAATTGAAACTGTTGAATCAAGCTGGGTATTTTGAGGATGTTGGGAAGCTTGAGAAAGTTAGTGGGGCTAAATTTCCTAAGGTTGAAATTCCAGAACAAAGTTTGAAACATGCTGATGTCGGAGATTTTACTGTCAATCCTTCTACAGGAAAAGTATCCAAAATGAAAGGTGGTGGACATGGTCAATCTAACATTGATTTTCTAAAAGAAAATGGATTTGAAGTAAATATTGAAAAAACATATCCTAATGTTGTTAGAATCGGAAATGTACCACACCATAAAACACCATCTAAACGTACTGGTACAGGGCAATCATGGTTTCCAGAAAATTGGACAACTAAAGATATAGAGAGCGCAGGACAACATATTGCTAGCCAACCAAATTTTACAGGTGTTAAAGATGGGGAAGTTATTTTTGGAGAGTATAAAGGTGTACGAGTTGGCCTAATAAAAACTGATGGAAAAATTGGAACTATTTTTCCAGATGGTATGAAACAACCGTAA
- a CDS encoding pseudouridine synthase, with amino-acid sequence MRLDKLLSELGFGSRNQVKQLIKRKQVQVNGEIILSDGYNVDPQIQTLIVKGKQITYHSHRYYLLNKPAGVVSAVSDAENQTVIDLIAKEDQVEGLFPVGRLDRDTEGLLLITNNGQLAHQLLVPKKHVVKVYEASVNEEVTEEDVGTFASGIIFHGDIRCKPAELTLLEHRDGTSYVRLAISEGKFHQVKKMFLAVGKKVTYLKRIEMGPLKLDSELAVGSYRSLNAEELMRLAPYFK; translated from the coding sequence ATGCGGTTAGATAAATTATTATCAGAGTTAGGATTTGGCTCTAGAAATCAAGTTAAACAACTAATTAAACGCAAACAAGTTCAAGTGAATGGAGAAATTATTTTATCGGATGGCTACAATGTAGACCCGCAAATTCAGACTCTGATAGTTAAAGGTAAGCAAATAACTTATCATTCACATAGATATTATCTATTAAATAAACCAGCAGGTGTAGTGAGTGCCGTGAGTGATGCTGAAAATCAAACTGTGATTGATTTGATTGCTAAAGAGGATCAGGTAGAAGGTCTTTTTCCAGTAGGACGCTTAGATCGTGATACGGAGGGACTTTTACTAATAACGAATAACGGACAATTGGCTCATCAATTGCTAGTTCCTAAAAAACATGTGGTTAAGGTTTATGAAGCAAGTGTGAATGAAGAAGTGACGGAAGAAGACGTTGGGACATTTGCGTCTGGCATTATTTTTCATGGGGATATTCGGTGTAAGCCAGCAGAATTAACCTTATTAGAGCATCGAGATGGGACAAGTTATGTGCGTCTGGCCATCAGTGAGGGAAAGTTTCATCAAGTGAAAAAAATGTTTTTGGCTGTTGGGAAAAAAGTGACTTACTTAAAACGGATTGAAATGGGGCCTTTGAAACTTGATTCAGAATTGGCTGTGGGTAGTTATCGTTCGTTGAATGCGGAAGAGTTGATGAGATTAGCGCCATATTTTAAATAA
- a CDS encoding polymorphic toxin type 30 domain-containing protein — protein MTRFSYSEVKAAYAAVQAARVNYLPTFSKIEKTVDAFAVSPDLTGVGWSAAKEAISPYTVVSKALYNYHCDFGETSAALLASFESEVGETTKVVDTEQLRDLQDRLNRIQQEKADLMETMATNILNGLMDTAGIGVFYKDFQIGQTQKKVDLLEKYEAFETNHANDFSELVALGNELEQAMDDLGNSKSFDKKTGTYTYVNCSGKDWYKKLSDYNDSSPTQRIEIVQTDDYGYGLKVYIDGHYNKQASDNLMYAQSQAYLKEMGRTAVTMTGELTGAYDVYRLFTGKDPLTGDKTGRLEAGLWTAILLLPQAKMVMAAKELKAGNKALKGLNLTEKELNLLNKAGYFDDVGKLEKISGAGGLGSGNIGDFSNLQGSNVDDLLSRIPADANKRVLTPQPGKVTEGFEYTWKASDGTKMTVRVHGPDASAPTGSNAANGWIVRVQQGKKYFDPVSGTFQPPGISRPNSEFYNEELINSTHIPIQTPKK, from the coding sequence ATGACTAGATTTAGCTACTCCGAAGTCAAGGCGGCATACGCGGCGGTTCAAGCAGCACGAGTCAACTATTTACCGACTTTTTCAAAAATCGAAAAAACTGTTGATGCATTCGCTGTTTCGCCTGATTTAACGGGTGTTGGTTGGAGTGCCGCCAAAGAAGCGATTTCCCCCTATACAGTCGTGTCCAAAGCGTTGTATAATTATCACTGTGACTTCGGCGAAACCTCAGCCGCCCTTCTCGCTAGTTTTGAAAGTGAAGTTGGCGAAACAACCAAGGTGGTAGACACCGAGCAATTAAGAGATTTACAAGATAGACTGAATCGGATCCAACAAGAAAAAGCTGATTTAATGGAGACGATGGCCACTAATATTTTGAATGGTCTCATGGATACTGCTGGAATTGGTGTTTTTTATAAAGATTTTCAGATTGGACAAACACAGAAAAAAGTCGATTTATTGGAAAAATATGAAGCCTTTGAAACCAACCATGCCAATGATTTTTCGGAACTTGTGGCACTTGGAAATGAATTAGAACAGGCGATGGATGATTTAGGGAATAGTAAGAGTTTTGATAAAAAAACTGGGACTTACACCTATGTCAATTGTTCTGGAAAAGACTGGTATAAAAAGCTTTCTGACTATAATGACTCCTCCCCTACCCAGCGGATTGAGATTGTTCAAACGGATGACTATGGCTATGGGTTGAAAGTTTATATTGATGGACATTATAACAAACAAGCTTCGGACAATCTCATGTATGCTCAATCGCAAGCTTATTTGAAGGAAATGGGTAGGACCGCTGTCACAATGACTGGCGAATTAACAGGTGCGTATGATGTTTACCGTCTATTCACTGGAAAAGATCCACTAACGGGTGATAAAACAGGGCGCTTAGAAGCGGGACTTTGGACAGCCATCTTGTTATTACCACAAGCCAAAATGGTCATGGCAGCGAAAGAATTAAAAGCTGGAAACAAAGCACTTAAAGGGTTGAATTTGACAGAAAAAGAATTGAACCTGTTGAATAAAGCTGGGTATTTTGATGATGTTGGAAAGCTTGAGAAAATCAGTGGAGCTGGTGGTTTAGGTTCGGGAAATATTGGCGATTTTAGTAATTTACAAGGTAGTAATGTAGACGATCTTTTATCTAGAATTCCTGCGGATGCTAATAAACGAGTATTAACACCTCAGCCAGGAAAAGTAACCGAAGGATTTGAATATACATGGAAAGCTTCTGATGGAACAAAAATGACTGTTAGAGTCCATGGACCAGATGCATCAGCACCAACAGGAAGTAATGCTGCAAATGGTTGGATTGTGAGAGTACAACAAGGTAAAAAATATTTTGATCCTGTATCTGGAACATTTCAACCACCCGGAATTTCGAGACCTAATAGTGAGTTTTATAATGAAGAACTTATAAATAGTACCCATATTCCGATTCAGACACCAAAAAAATAG
- a CDS encoding pre-toxin TG domain-containing protein: MDNLMYAQSQAYLKEMGRTAVTMTGELTGAYDVYRLFTGKDPLTGDKTGRLEAGLWTAILLLPQAKMVMAAKELKAGNKALKGLNLIEKERH; the protein is encoded by the coding sequence TTGGATAATTTGATGTATGCCCAATCGCAAGCTTATTTGAAGGAAATGGGTAGGACCGCTGTCACAATGACAGGCGAATTAACAGGTGCGTATGATGTTTACCGTCTATTCACTGGAAAAGATCCACTAACGGGTGACAAAACAGGGCGTTTAGAAGCGGGACTTTGGACAGCAATCTTATTATTGCCACAAGCAAAAATGGTGATGGCAGCGAAGGAATTAAAAGCTGGAAACAAAGCACTTAAAGGGTTGAATTTGATAGAAAAAGAACGTCATTAG
- a CDS encoding DUF4097 family beta strand repeat-containing protein has translation MDLIENYFKELKTYFTETDLEDYNEIKEVLKEHIDVSLEEGRTIEEVIASMAPPEEIASDFFEDRRLETAINAKKDVVASEEVQAFFMQNLKRKIKVISKSIFLVVRAFFSIFLLCALLYFTIYLSKELIKEGNLAIIPLSSILLITSTLLFLLSIRNNIHPRNKIRLASLFLFGTGILILVVASLTDTLFYHGEDLNIDLVLTDNKDIQLTVNSDADVEIAAVEVPENEPFRIMVDGYFSKSDRNKIEKSTDKNKVNLTIDQFDCWNLFTRTGDSDIIIFIPKGLVLDKINFDLIDGKLRLIDVNTDHFKLNMTNGDFYGKNLVAKSGIINNKYGDIVMDNASSKLELNSFNGKNIIDYFNGPITANVQSGLTIIKHSTADQLDLASQSGKVIVEDSTIKKINSITDSGQTILKQTIGDIAIQSNSGKVILQNNLGALNVANTSGNTISVQTNVLASTIKSDTGFIKWVQGENKKLAIEASTKKGKLINLVKNESTEVDTTIKINSNSGDIRVVKIE, from the coding sequence ATGGATTTAATCGAAAACTATTTTAAAGAATTGAAAACCTATTTCACAGAAACCGATTTAGAAGACTACAATGAAATCAAAGAAGTCTTGAAGGAGCATATTGATGTTTCTCTAGAAGAAGGTCGAACTATTGAAGAGGTTATCGCATCTATGGCTCCCCCTGAAGAAATTGCATCAGATTTCTTTGAAGATCGTCGACTAGAAACAGCTATTAATGCTAAAAAAGATGTTGTAGCCAGTGAAGAAGTACAGGCCTTTTTTATGCAAAATTTAAAAAGAAAAATAAAAGTTATCAGTAAATCTATTTTTCTAGTAGTTCGCGCTTTTTTTTCGATATTTTTATTATGCGCGTTATTATATTTCACTATTTATTTAAGCAAGGAATTAATAAAAGAAGGAAACTTAGCTATTATACCTCTCTCATCAATATTATTAATCACTTCGACATTGTTATTTTTATTAAGTATTAGAAATAACATACACCCTAGAAATAAGATTAGACTAGCCTCCTTATTTCTTTTTGGTACTGGAATTTTGATCCTAGTGGTTGCTAGTTTAACTGATACACTTTTTTATCATGGAGAAGACCTTAATATTGATTTAGTTCTTACAGACAATAAAGATATTCAGCTAACTGTTAATTCTGATGCAGATGTTGAGATTGCTGCCGTCGAGGTTCCAGAAAATGAACCTTTTAGAATCATGGTAGATGGTTATTTCAGTAAAAGTGACCGTAATAAAATTGAAAAATCTACGGATAAAAATAAAGTTAACTTAACTATTGATCAGTTTGATTGCTGGAATTTATTTACTCGTACTGGCGATTCAGATATTATTATCTTCATTCCAAAGGGATTAGTTCTTGATAAAATTAATTTTGATTTAATTGATGGAAAGCTACGATTGATTGATGTAAATACAGATCACTTTAAATTAAATATGACTAATGGAGATTTTTACGGGAAAAATTTAGTTGCTAAAAGTGGGATCATTAACAATAAATATGGGGATATTGTGATGGATAATGCCAGCTCTAAGTTAGAGCTTAACAGCTTCAATGGCAAAAATATTATTGACTATTTTAACGGACCAATTACTGCAAATGTTCAATCTGGTTTAACCATCATCAAACATTCCACTGCTGATCAGCTCGATTTAGCTAGTCAATCAGGTAAAGTGATTGTTGAAGATTCAACTATTAAAAAAATCAACTCGATTACTGATAGTGGTCAAACTATTCTTAAGCAAACCATTGGTGACATTGCGATCCAAAGCAATAGCGGCAAAGTGATTTTACAAAATAATCTAGGTGCCTTAAATGTCGCAAATACTAGTGGAAACACTATTTCCGTGCAGACAAACGTACTTGCTTCAACAATTAAAAGCGATACCGGCTTTATCAAATGGGTGCAGGGTGAAAATAAAAAGCTGGCTATTGAAGCATCAACAAAAAAAGGCAAACTCATTAATTTAGTTAAAAATGAGTCCACAGAGGTTGATACTACTATTAAAATAAATTCTAATTCTGGAGATATTCGTGTTGTAAAAATCGAATAA
- a CDS encoding GlsB/YeaQ/YmgE family stress response membrane protein has product MLGFIWSLIVGGVLGAVAGAILGKDVPGGIIGNIIVGFLGSWIGSSFLKDIGPSIGGFAIIPSLIGALVLIFIFSLIVKGRAR; this is encoded by the coding sequence ATGTTAGGATTTATTTGGTCATTAATTGTCGGTGGTGTATTAGGTGCAGTTGCTGGAGCTATTTTAGGTAAAGATGTACCGGGTGGAATTATTGGAAATATCATTGTTGGTTTCCTTGGAAGTTGGATTGGTTCGTCATTCCTAAAAGATATAGGTCCTTCAATTGGCGGATTTGCTATTATCCCTTCTCTAATTGGCGCGCTTGTTTTAATCTTTATCTTCTCGTTAATTGTTAAAGGACGTGCTAGATAA
- a CDS encoding VOC family protein gives MTLGVYLSYKKQARDAIKFYEQVFQTTCTDLMAYGDMPPSPEVPEMDAETKQLVMNASLEISGNKVMFSDVPDFMEFTQGSNITLVIDTTNEEELTAQFNAISEGGTIVMPLEKTFWSEKYGQVTDKFGIGWQFNLSA, from the coding sequence ATGACATTAGGAGTTTATTTAAGCTATAAAAAGCAAGCACGAGATGCAATCAAGTTTTATGAGCAAGTTTTCCAAACAACATGTACGGATTTAATGGCTTATGGCGATATGCCACCTAGTCCAGAAGTTCCAGAAATGGATGCAGAAACAAAACAGCTAGTTATGAACGCAAGTCTTGAAATTTCTGGTAATAAAGTGATGTTCTCTGATGTACCTGATTTTATGGAGTTTACTCAAGGCAGCAATATTACCCTTGTAATTGATACAACTAATGAAGAAGAACTGACAGCTCAATTTAATGCAATTTCTGAAGGTGGCACGATTGTTATGCCTTTAGAAAAAACTTTTTGGTCTGAAAAATATGGTCAAGTCACAGATAAATTCGGGATTGGTTGGCAATTTAATTTATCTGCTTAA